One Argiope bruennichi chromosome 5, qqArgBrue1.1, whole genome shotgun sequence DNA segment encodes these proteins:
- the LOC129968574 gene encoding arylsulfatase B-like, producing the protein MLFWGFIFSSAAAICYGIAISNADKSEKPSKPHIIFILADDLGWNDVSFHGSPQIPTPNLDALASSGIILHNYYAERLCTPSRAALLTGKYPIRLGLQHLVIRANEKSALPLEEKLLPQYLKDLGYATHMVGKWHLGCYKKEYTPSYRGFDSFFGYYTGLIDYYDYTQLASSHVSFPKYFYGIDLHDEKGEVKDVRGQYATDLFTNKAKDIIHNHNESQPLFLYLAHLAVHAGNQYMPLQAPPHLVNQFGHITDDSRKVFAGMVSGLDRSVGDVFQALHDKDMLSNSIFIFSSDNGGESNAAVGGYSSNYPLRGKKYHLWEGGVRVNGFIWSPLLKLKEPRVSMQLMHISDWLPTLYSAAGGDVELLGEIDGKSLWEAFLHNSPSPRQEILHNIDPIENVAALRSGNFKLITGNLVSGLESWSGHQTLEGTRHPESMDEWVYKSGSKTRDILIQMGSYLPNVSDTWRDQAKVRCGECQEIGKVCNPTEIPCLFNIIEDPCETTNIADLHPEIVESMLITLRDYEKQAVKPQFKDPDPHGDPRCHGFAYVPWMDAEHVSDCPFR; encoded by the exons ATGCTTTTTTGGGGTTTTATCTTCTCGTCGGCTGCTGCCATCTGCTACGGAATAGCGATTTCAAATGCCGATAAATCCGAAAAGCCATCTAAACCGCACATCATCTTCATCTTAGCTGATGATCTC GGCTGGAACGACGTTAGTTTCCACGGATCTCCTCAAATTCCGACTCCTAATCTGGATGCGCTGGCGTCCTCGGGGATCATCCTTCACAATTACTACGCAGAGCGACTCTGCACGCCTTCCAGGGCCGCTCTGCTCACGGGGAAGTATCCCATTCGTTTAG GATTGCAGCATCTTGTTATAAGAGCCAATGAGAAGTCAGCTCTGCCTTTAGAAGAGAAATTATTGCCGCAATATCTTAAAGATTTGGGATATGCAACTCACATGGTAGGAAAG tgGCACTTAGGTTGTTACAAGAAAGAATATACCCCCAGTTACAGAGGATTTGATAGTTTCTTCGGGTATTATACTGGTTTAATAGATTATTACGACTACACGCAACTTGCCTCGTCTCATGTATCATTTCCTAAG TATTTTTATGGCATTGACTTGCATGACGAGAAAGGCGAAGTGAAAGACGTTCGAGGCCAATACGCCACAGATTTGTTTACAAACAAAGCAAAAGACATTATTCATAATCACAATGAGTCGCAG CCACTTTTCCTGTATCTTGCCCACCTGGCAGTACACGCAGGAAATCAATACATGCCTCTGCAAGCTCCTCCCCATCTAGTGAATCAGTTTGGTCATATCACAGATGACTCTAGAAAAGTTTTTGCCG GCATGGTCTCAGGGTTAGACAGATCAGTCGGAGATGTGTTCCAGGCCCTTCATGACAAAGACATGCTCTCcaacagcatttttattttttcttctgacaATGGTGGAGAATCAAACGCAGCGGTTGGTGGTTACAGTTCCAATTATCCACTACGTGGCAAAAAATATCATCTATGGGAAGGTGGAGTCAGAGTCAATGGGTTCATCTGGAGTCCACTACTTAAACTTAAAGAACCTCGAGTCTCCATGCAGCTGATGCATATTTCGGATTGGCTACCTACACTCTATTCTGCTGCTG GAGGTGACGTAGAACTTTTAGGTGAAATCGACGGAAAAAGCTTGTGGGAAGCTTTTCTACACAATTCTCCATCACCACGTCAGGAGATACTTCACAACATCGACCCCATCGAGAATGTAGCCGCTCTCAGATCAGGGAACTTCAAACTCATCACCGGCAATTTAGTGTCGGGACTGGAATCCTGGAGTGGCCATCAAACACTTGAAGGCACGAGGCATCCAGAATCCATGGACGAGTGGGTTTACAAGAGTGGAAGTAAAACCAGGGATATCTTAATCCAGATGGGATCTTACTTGCCAAATGTCTCAGACACATGGAGAGACCAAGCTAAAGTTCGATGCGGAGAATGTCAAGAAATTGGCAAAGTTTGCAATCCGACTGAAATACCTTGTCTTTTCAACATTATTGAGGATCCATGTGAAACAACAAATATTGCTGATTTGCATCCTGAA attGTGGAATCGATGCTCATTACTCTAAGAGATTACGAGAAGCAAGCTGTAAAACCACAATTTAAAGATCCAGATCCACATGGAGATCCAAGGTGCCATGGATTCGCATACGTACCTTGGATGGATGCAGAACATGTTTCAGATTGCCCATTTCGATGA